In Arvicanthis niloticus isolate mArvNil1 chromosome 27, mArvNil1.pat.X, whole genome shotgun sequence, a genomic segment contains:
- the Smco4 gene encoding single-pass membrane and coiled-coil domain-containing protein 4 isoform X2 yields the protein MRQLKGKPKKETSKDKKERKQAMQEARQQITTVVLPTLAVVVLLIVVFVYVATRPTVTE from the coding sequence ATGCGTCAGCTCAAAGGGAAGCCAAAGAAAGAGACATCCAAGGACAAGAAGGAGCGGAAGCAGGCCATGCAGGAGGCCCGGCAGCAGATCACCACGGTGGTGCTGCCCACCTTGGCTGTGGTGGTGCTCCTCATCGTAGTGTTTGTGTACGTGGCCACGCGCCCCACCGTCACCGAGTGA